In a single window of the Dreissena polymorpha isolate Duluth1 chromosome 3, UMN_Dpol_1.0, whole genome shotgun sequence genome:
- the LOC127871151 gene encoding uncharacterized protein LOC127871151: MKHSDKNNILYPLQHGFRKGRSCKTQLIEFTDDITSNMEDDKEEGKQKSDFDAYRIIQKENQKLCCNTKNEYMRNMVCEEGTKNKKLYSYIKSIKSDSSGVATLKKVGVSYSDAIAKAELLNSQFSSVFTLEDTAHMPSMGPALPGTASPLKIHTQGVKKLAGNLNPHKAAGPDQISSKFLKEMAPSIAPALTLIYQASYDQSQQPLSRPDDSNLLADQQHGFRKRRSCESQLISTVQDLASGLIQKQQIDAILLDFSKVFDKVPHQRLASKLHHYGIRGKTLGWINSFLANRHQQVALDGTTSKSAPVTSGVPQGTVLGPLLFLVYIYDLPSRTSSSARLFEDDCLLYRTIASDRDTQALYEDLDRLQKWERDWQMEFNPEKCELIHITNKRKVIDGSYSIHGQVLKQANTAKTNIDKLEKVQRRAARFCTGHFKQASSVTAMMKRLEWDTLEARRQHSKAVMMFSFVNNLVDIQSQHILLPAGVHTRGHSNRFLVPFASVNAYNYSFFPSGIRIWYSLPEATIMAPSLDVFKTRMDIPRP; encoded by the exons ATGAAACACTCTGACAAAAACAATATCCTGTATCCACTACAGCACGGATTCAGAAAAGGTCGTTCATGTAAAACGCAGCTCATAGAGTTTACAGACGATATCACTTCAAACATGGAGGATG ATAAGGAGGAAGGAAAACAAAAATCTGACTTTGACGCCTACAGGATCATTCAGAAGGAGAACCAGAAACTATGTTGCAACACCAAGAATGAGTATATGCGGAACATGGTCTGTGAGGAAGGCACCAAGAACAAGAAGCTCTATAGCTACATTAAGAGCATAAAGAGCGACAGTTCTGGTGTTGCTACATTGAAGAAAGTGGGAGTTAGCTATTCAGATGCCATAGCTAAGGCTGAATTACTGAACTCTCAATTCTCTTCAGTGTTTACCCTTGAGGACACTGCTCACATGCCATCCATGGGCCCTGCGTTACCAGGCACGGCTTCTCCTCTCAAGATCCACACCCAAGGTGTTAAGAAACTCGCTGGTAACCTCAACCCTCACAAGGCAGCAGGACCAGACCAGATATCGTCCAAGTTCCTCAAAGAAATGGCACCCTCAATAGCCCCAGCCCTAACTCTCATCTACCAAGCCTCGTATGACCAGAGTCAG CAACCTCTTAGCAGACCAGATGACAGCAACCTCTTAGCAGACCAGCAACATGGCTTTCGTAAGAGGAGGTCATGCGAGTCGCAGCTCATAAGCACTGTCCAAGACCTTGCATCAGGCCTCATCCAGAAGCAGCAGATAGATGCCATACTGCTAGATTTTTCCAAGGTCTTCGACAAAGTTCCACACCAACGTCTAGCATCCAAATTACACCACTATGGCATCAGGGGTAAGACATTGGGGTGGATCAACAGCTTCCTCGCAAATCGCCATCAGCAGGTAGCACTTGACGGTACGACATCAAAGTCAGCTCCAGTAACATCGGGAGTCCCCCAAGGCACAGTCCTGGGTCCGCTACTGTTCCTGGTCTATATTTATGACCTCCCCAGCAGAACTAGCTCCTCAGCACGCCTCTTTGAAGATGACTGCTTGCTATACAGAACCATAGCATCAGACAGAGACACCCAGGCACTTTATGAGGACCTAGATCGCCTTCAAAAGTGGGAGAGGGACTGGCAGATGGAATTTAACCCAGAAAAGTGCGAGTTGATCCATATTACCAACAAGCGCAAAGTCATTGACGGTTCATATTCCATACATGGCCAAGTACTCAAGCAAGCCAACACAGCAAA GACCAACATCGACAAGCTTGAGAAAGTGCAAAGAAGGGCTGCTCGATTCTGCACAGGCCACTTCAAACAAGCCAGCAGTGTCACAGCCATGATGAAAAGGCTTGAATGGGACACACTTGAAGCCCGTCGCCAGCACTCCAAAGCCGTCATGATGTTCAGTTTCGTGAACAACCTAGTTGACATCCAATCCCAGCACATCCTACTACCAGCTGGTGTTCACACAAGAGGCCATTCGAACAGGTTCCTTGTACCCTTTGCCAGCGTCAATGCCTACAACTACTCGTTCTTTCCCTCTGGCATCCGCATCTGGTACAGCCTACCAGAAGCGACGATCATGGCACCATCCCTCGACGTCTTCAAGACCAGGATGGACATACCAAGGCCTTAA
- the LOC127871163 gene encoding matrilin-2-like translates to MCTGTVAATDRCKCKTGYILGSDGKCSNALGKVCTTAGSECASVTNSLCDAAALTCKCPAYMTTSTTACTAKTCTVAADCTALDSSSECAGNPLVCACKSTHLLGNEGKCSLKCQADTTCTAADANSKCSGAANTDKCQCNTGYKLGTDGKCAKSNAAGVFASMALLLICFLTTKF, encoded by the exons ATGTGTACTGGAACCGTCGCTGCCACAGACAGATGCAAATGTAAAACCGGGTATATCCTCGGGAGTGACGGAAAATGTTCAAATG CTCTTGGTAAAGTCTGCACCACGGCTGGATCAGAGTGTGCCTCTGTAACAAACAGCCTTTGCGACGCCGCGGCACTAACATGCAAGTGTCCTGCGTATATGACGACATCGACCACCGCCTGTACCGCAAAAA CGTGCACAGTTGCGGCCGACTGCACGGCCCTGGACTCCAGCTCGGAATGTGCTGGAAATCCGCTCGTATGTGCGTGCAAATCTACCCATCTGCTGGGCAACGAAGGGAAATGCTCCCTAA AATGCCAAGCCGACACAACGTGTACAGCTGCTGATGCCAACTCGAAATGTTCCGGCGCCGCTAACACAGACAAATGCCAGTGCAACACTGGGTATAAACTCGGGACTGATGGAAAATGTGCTAAATCCA ACGCAGCTGGTGTTTTCGCATCGATGGCCCTTCTTCTGATCTGTTTTCTGACAACTAAGTTCTAG